The Pseudarthrobacter sp. NS4 genome includes a window with the following:
- a CDS encoding amidohydrolase family protein translates to MINGMRVITLEEHFATPDYSKGEGGAFVPDFAESIAQRISDVENIRLPEMDAAGIDVQVLSLTTPGVQGESGSADAVIKARRSNDVMAKVVREHPERFAAFGALPTQDPQEAVNELKRVVLDLGFKGVLVNGHTAGAYLDDPRFDVLWAELSNLKVPLYIHPAFSPAPLPPLQGYPELAGPVWGWGFETASHALRLVAGGVFDRHPEAQILLGHMGEGLPFTLDRLDDRWAVLQHASPLARKPSDYIRENMYVTTAGVESAPPLHCALQAMGSDRVLFSVDYPYQSAETATEFLRTVEIEPSVKEALASGNAAKLLSI, encoded by the coding sequence ATGATCAACGGAATGAGGGTCATAACCCTCGAAGAACACTTCGCCACACCCGACTACAGCAAAGGTGAAGGAGGAGCCTTCGTACCCGATTTCGCCGAATCCATAGCCCAAAGGATCAGCGACGTCGAGAACATCCGTCTCCCCGAAATGGACGCAGCCGGAATCGATGTTCAGGTCCTGTCCCTGACAACCCCCGGAGTCCAGGGCGAAAGCGGCAGCGCAGACGCTGTTATAAAAGCCAGGCGAAGCAATGACGTGATGGCCAAAGTAGTACGTGAACACCCCGAAAGATTTGCAGCCTTCGGCGCCCTTCCCACCCAGGACCCACAAGAAGCCGTGAACGAACTCAAACGAGTCGTCCTGGACCTCGGGTTCAAAGGCGTCCTGGTCAACGGCCACACCGCCGGCGCCTATCTCGATGACCCCCGTTTCGACGTTCTCTGGGCGGAGCTGTCCAACCTAAAAGTCCCGCTTTACATTCACCCGGCCTTCTCCCCGGCACCACTGCCGCCGCTTCAGGGCTACCCCGAGCTCGCCGGACCAGTATGGGGCTGGGGCTTTGAAACTGCATCCCACGCACTGCGCCTTGTCGCCGGCGGCGTCTTCGACAGGCACCCCGAAGCTCAAATCCTGCTGGGCCATATGGGAGAGGGCCTGCCCTTCACGCTGGACCGTCTCGATGACCGATGGGCCGTACTCCAGCACGCCTCACCGCTGGCACGGAAACCCTCTGACTACATCCGCGAGAACATGTACGTCACCACGGCCGGGGTTGAGAGCGCTCCGCCACTGCACTGTGCCCTTCAGGCCATGGGCAGCGACAGAGTACTGTTCTCCGTCGATTACCCCTATCAATCCGCAGAAACTGCCACCGAGTTTCTTCGAACCGTCGAAATTGAACCCTCAGTCAAGGAAGCCCTTGCATCAGGAAATGCCGCCAAGCTCCTGAGCATCTAA
- a CDS encoding MFS transporter has product MSTQPAPLAPAAGKGSGLVIGICAAMILFDGYDLIVFGNVIPSLIAEPGWGITPAVAGRIASLTLVGMLIGALTAGTLSDRFGRKSVVVASLAWFSIAMAVCAAAPNAQVFEIAKIIGGLGLGALFPTVTALVIEIAPERRKAMAYSFTLFGYLAGGILAGVLALALIPTLGWRSLFWVGALPILLVPVAFKLLPESEAWLAAKSLTAEGQTVTRKSAASSISALFKDGLARNTLLAWGVQFCSLLLVFGMVNWLPTIMIGMGYNLQSALFFAVTLNVGAVIGTLIAARIADKGRTKPVVAALFTIGCLAVTALSFGPPTAVMFALVALAGAGTLGTQILVNVFISSIYPAEIRGTGLGWALGVGRLGAIMGPLIGGVILGAGMPAQWNFYVFAVVAAIGMILALLVVVGIRNGQETLNNLKTVGN; this is encoded by the coding sequence ATGTCAACCCAACCAGCACCGCTGGCTCCAGCCGCAGGAAAGGGCAGCGGTCTCGTCATAGGGATCTGCGCCGCCATGATTCTCTTCGACGGCTACGACCTCATCGTCTTTGGCAACGTCATCCCCTCCCTGATCGCCGAACCCGGGTGGGGCATCACGCCTGCTGTAGCCGGTCGCATCGCCTCTCTGACCCTGGTCGGAATGCTCATCGGCGCACTAACAGCCGGTACTCTCTCTGACCGCTTCGGCCGTAAGAGCGTCGTCGTCGCCAGCTTGGCATGGTTCTCCATCGCCATGGCTGTATGCGCCGCAGCTCCCAACGCACAAGTATTCGAGATCGCAAAAATCATCGGTGGGCTCGGTCTGGGCGCACTGTTTCCAACGGTCACGGCACTCGTTATTGAGATCGCTCCCGAGCGCCGCAAAGCCATGGCCTACTCCTTCACCCTCTTCGGCTACCTCGCCGGAGGCATCCTTGCGGGGGTTCTCGCTCTGGCGCTCATCCCGACGCTCGGCTGGCGTTCACTCTTTTGGGTAGGGGCCCTGCCCATTCTGCTCGTCCCGGTAGCCTTCAAGCTCCTGCCTGAGTCGGAGGCCTGGCTGGCAGCAAAATCCCTGACAGCGGAAGGCCAAACAGTCACGCGAAAGAGCGCCGCATCGTCAATCTCCGCACTGTTCAAAGACGGACTGGCGCGCAACACCCTGCTCGCGTGGGGCGTCCAGTTCTGTAGCCTGCTCCTGGTGTTCGGCATGGTCAACTGGCTGCCAACCATCATGATCGGCATGGGATACAACCTGCAGTCCGCCCTCTTCTTCGCGGTAACGCTCAACGTTGGTGCCGTCATCGGAACGCTCATCGCCGCCCGCATAGCCGACAAGGGCCGGACCAAGCCGGTCGTTGCTGCCCTCTTCACCATTGGCTGCCTCGCAGTCACGGCACTCAGCTTCGGCCCGCCTACCGCCGTCATGTTCGCCCTGGTCGCCCTGGCAGGCGCCGGCACCCTAGGCACACAAATCCTCGTCAACGTCTTCATCAGTTCCATCTACCCCGCCGAAATTCGCGGTACCGGCCTGGGCTGGGCATTGGGCGTCGGACGCCTCGGCGCAATCATGGGCCCGCTCATCGGCGGCGTCATCCTCGGGGCAGGAATGCCGGCACAGTGGAACTTCTACGTGTTCGCGGTCGTCGCCGCAATCGGCATGATCCTCGCACTGCTCGTTGTCGTCGGTATCCGCAACGGCCAGGAAACCCTCAACAACCTTAAGACAGTAGGGAACTAA
- a CDS encoding IclR family transcriptional regulator domain-containing protein: MSLSQVAQSADLARPTARRILLTLEELGYVRATNGVFTLMPKVLELGMAYIGALGLWDMARPHLEDLVGKTGESSSMAQLDGSDIIYVARVAVPKLIALRVDVGTRFPAMLTSQGKVLLAALAPEDALRILSQPSRSTVPAPSHPDDERVLRILASVRRQGWALADEELAPGVRSISVGVRDGEDVVRASMNITVHAQETSLDKLTGEYLPLLQEAAAATESDWTRWQSRPVKSLKP, from the coding sequence ATGAGCCTGAGTCAGGTGGCTCAGTCGGCGGATCTGGCGCGCCCCACGGCCCGGCGCATCCTGCTGACCCTGGAGGAGCTCGGTTATGTCAGGGCAACCAATGGCGTCTTCACTCTGATGCCAAAGGTCTTGGAACTGGGCATGGCCTACATCGGAGCGCTCGGGCTATGGGACATGGCCCGGCCCCACCTGGAAGACCTCGTGGGGAAGACCGGCGAGTCCTCATCCATGGCTCAGCTGGATGGTTCGGACATCATCTATGTTGCCCGGGTGGCTGTGCCTAAGCTGATCGCACTCAGGGTTGATGTCGGGACAAGATTCCCGGCGATGCTGACCTCCCAGGGCAAAGTGCTCCTCGCAGCCCTTGCCCCTGAGGATGCATTGCGGATCCTGTCCCAACCCTCCCGATCAACCGTCCCGGCACCGAGCCATCCGGATGATGAACGTGTCCTGCGGATTCTCGCCAGCGTGCGCCGGCAGGGCTGGGCACTGGCGGACGAAGAACTGGCCCCAGGTGTCCGCTCCATCTCTGTGGGGGTGCGCGACGGAGAAGATGTGGTCCGCGCGTCAATGAACATCACTGTCCACGCCCAGGAAACGAGTCTCGACAAGCTGACCGGTGAATACCTGCCCCTGCTTCAAGAGGCAGCGGCTGCAACCGAAAGCGACTGGACGCGCTGGCAGTCCCGGCCGGTAAAGTCCCTGAAACCCTAG
- a CDS encoding CaiB/BaiF CoA transferase family protein: protein MISNPKPEAAEVPVARPLDGIVIADFSRVLAGPYATMLLADMGAEVIKVESPGGDDTRSWVPPVRPDGVSTYYSAINRNKKSVVLNLKDEDDLAAAKELAARADVVIENFKPGGLKRFGLDYSSVRERNEAVIYCSISGFGTAEGAALPGYDLIVQAMSGLMSLTGDPSGEPYRAGISVFDVVAGLHSTIGILAALHHRDRTGEGQNIETSLMASAMSGLVNQTSAYVAGGVTPFRMGNAHPSLFPYEALPTKDDDLIITAGNNAQFRKLCAVLDVPELADDERFADNAGRTRLREELRPLLVERLKTRSAEEWFEKLNEAGVPNGPINTIKQGVEYARKLGLQPVVQVGSGDKTVPGVRNPITFSATPARYDLAPPELGEHTEEIRAWLAAAAVPTTSTPGAS from the coding sequence GTGATAAGCAATCCCAAGCCGGAGGCCGCCGAGGTCCCGGTCGCCCGCCCCCTCGATGGGATCGTCATCGCCGACTTTTCCCGTGTGCTGGCCGGCCCGTATGCCACCATGCTCCTGGCAGACATGGGCGCGGAAGTCATCAAAGTTGAAAGCCCGGGCGGGGACGACACGCGTTCGTGGGTGCCGCCGGTCCGCCCCGACGGGGTCTCGACGTATTACTCGGCCATCAACCGCAACAAAAAGTCCGTCGTGCTTAACCTGAAGGACGAGGACGACCTGGCCGCCGCCAAGGAGCTCGCCGCCCGCGCCGATGTCGTGATTGAAAATTTCAAGCCCGGCGGACTGAAGCGGTTCGGGCTGGACTACAGCTCGGTGCGGGAACGCAATGAGGCTGTCATCTACTGCTCCATCAGTGGATTCGGCACGGCCGAAGGCGCCGCCCTTCCCGGCTATGACCTGATCGTCCAGGCCATGTCGGGGCTGATGAGCCTCACCGGGGACCCCAGTGGTGAACCCTACCGTGCGGGCATCAGCGTCTTCGACGTCGTGGCAGGGCTGCATTCGACGATCGGCATCCTCGCCGCCCTGCACCATCGCGACCGCACAGGTGAAGGGCAGAACATTGAAACGAGCCTCATGGCCTCTGCCATGAGCGGGCTCGTCAATCAAACCTCCGCCTATGTGGCCGGCGGCGTCACACCGTTCAGGATGGGTAACGCCCACCCGAGCCTGTTCCCCTATGAAGCTCTTCCGACCAAGGACGATGACCTGATCATCACCGCCGGTAACAATGCCCAGTTCCGCAAGCTCTGCGCCGTACTGGACGTGCCCGAACTCGCCGACGATGAACGGTTCGCCGACAACGCCGGCCGGACCCGGCTCCGCGAAGAACTCCGCCCCCTGCTGGTGGAACGACTGAAGACCCGGTCCGCCGAAGAATGGTTCGAGAAGCTGAACGAAGCCGGCGTGCCCAACGGACCCATCAATACCATCAAACAAGGCGTTGAATACGCCCGGAAACTTGGGCTGCAGCCCGTCGTCCAGGTCGGCTCCGGGGACAAAACCGTTCCAGGCGTGCGCAACCCGATCACGTTCTCCGCAACCCCGGCACGGTACGACCTGGCACCGCCGGAGCTGGGCGAACACACCGAAGAGATCCGTGCCTGGCTTGCCGCCGCCGCCGTCCCGACCACCTCAACCCCTGGAGCATCATGA
- a CDS encoding citryl-CoA lyase → MNPTLEQEKLQFPTSLGTSTATEIRLLGQDLTADLMGKVSFGELAFWLVAMRRPTAGELRVFESVLVALADHGFTPTAIAARLTYLSAPDSLQGAMAAGLLGGGSRFLGVTEDCGQFLAATLAAHDGDLPDTEAGWDDLALGAINAQRSAGKFVPGLGHPNHKVQDPRTPVLIGIAEEEGLRGPHLRLFEAIGRMSEKALGRKLPLNGAGVCGAALADLGLPTDLLRGFALLARAAGLLGQIAEERRNPIGMDVYMAVDRNAVYVDPHSPTAPDEN, encoded by the coding sequence ATGAACCCCACCCTCGAGCAGGAAAAGCTGCAGTTCCCTACTTCACTGGGAACATCCACCGCCACAGAAATCCGTCTCCTGGGCCAGGACCTCACCGCGGACCTGATGGGCAAAGTCAGCTTCGGGGAACTCGCCTTCTGGCTCGTTGCGATGCGCCGCCCCACGGCCGGGGAACTGCGCGTCTTTGAATCCGTCCTGGTAGCACTGGCTGACCACGGCTTCACGCCCACAGCAATCGCCGCGAGGCTCACGTACCTCAGCGCCCCGGATTCCCTGCAGGGAGCCATGGCCGCCGGCCTGCTCGGTGGAGGCTCACGGTTCCTCGGCGTCACCGAGGACTGCGGCCAGTTCCTCGCCGCCACCCTCGCCGCCCATGATGGGGACCTCCCGGACACCGAGGCCGGATGGGATGACCTCGCACTCGGTGCGATCAATGCCCAGCGGTCCGCAGGCAAATTCGTTCCGGGGCTGGGCCATCCGAACCACAAGGTGCAGGATCCCCGAACGCCGGTGCTGATCGGTATCGCCGAAGAGGAAGGCCTGCGCGGGCCGCACCTGCGCCTTTTCGAGGCCATCGGCCGGATGAGCGAAAAAGCCCTCGGCCGAAAACTCCCCCTCAACGGCGCCGGAGTCTGCGGTGCCGCCCTGGCCGATCTCGGCCTGCCGACCGACCTGCTGCGAGGATTCGCACTGCTGGCACGGGCAGCGGGCCTGCTCGGGCAAATCGCTGAGGAACGGCGGAACCCGATCGGCATGGACGTCTACATGGCGGTGGACCGGAACGCCGTCTACGTCGACCCGCACTCACCCACAGCACCGGACGAAAACTAA
- the leuD gene encoding 3-isopropylmalate dehydratase small subunit, whose protein sequence is MQAVRVIEGTGAPLRRTNVDTDQIIPASYMKRITRTGFEDGLFAAWRTKPDFVLNHPVFATAKILIAGPDFGTGSSREHAVWALMDYGFQVVISPRFADIFRGNAGKAGLLAAQVDEEDVNRLLDIVEDTPDLALRVDLENGTIHAGQLVISFQLDQDTRWRLLNGLDDIDLTLQSAALITSFEQQRSSWLPTTTLQQPHHDGAEAR, encoded by the coding sequence ATCCAAGCGGTCAGGGTTATCGAAGGCACCGGCGCTCCTTTGCGGCGCACCAACGTCGACACCGACCAGATCATCCCGGCCAGCTACATGAAGCGGATCACCCGGACCGGCTTCGAAGACGGGCTCTTTGCCGCCTGGCGAACAAAGCCCGACTTCGTTCTCAACCACCCCGTGTTCGCTACCGCGAAGATCCTCATCGCCGGTCCGGACTTCGGGACCGGATCATCCCGGGAACACGCCGTGTGGGCGCTGATGGATTACGGCTTCCAAGTGGTGATTTCTCCACGGTTTGCCGATATCTTCCGCGGAAATGCCGGCAAGGCCGGGCTGCTGGCGGCCCAGGTCGACGAAGAGGACGTGAACCGGCTCTTGGACATAGTGGAGGACACACCGGACCTTGCGCTCCGGGTCGACCTGGAAAACGGGACCATACACGCCGGCCAGCTGGTCATTTCCTTCCAGCTCGACCAAGACACCCGCTGGCGTTTGCTCAACGGACTTGATGACATCGACCTGACGCTCCAAAGCGCCGCGTTGATCACATCCTTTGAACAACAACGCAGCAGTTGGCTGCCGACCACCACGCTGCAGCAGCCCCACCATGACGGGGCTGAGGCCAGATGA
- a CDS encoding acetyl-CoA carboxylase carboxyltransferase subunit alpha/beta: MTPLPPVARIRPEELLALTLDTGSFLSWDQPLPPLAIEEGYGEELAAARLKSGHDESIITGEGRIKGQRVAVVLGEFAFLGGSIGVNAATRITEAIHRATQQGLPLLASPVSGGTRMQEGTAAFVQMARITAAVNAHKHAHLPYLVYLRHPTTGGVFASWGSLGHITAAQPQAMIGFLGPKVYKAISGEDFPAGIQQAENLHRHGVVDAVIDPRHLRSFIIRILNVVYSAFSVITHDLPASDVEDTGDTDAWSSVTLSRLPQRPGLRKFLSQTAVDVIPIGGSAGDPGGTVSLALARLGNQGAVVVGLDREAADDGARFGPAELREARRGMNLAAGLGLPLLTVIDTPGADLSKEAEEGGLSREIAFTLARLLELPVPTVTLLLGQGAGGGALALFPADRIIALSSSWLAPLLPEGASAIMHEDTQHAALMARRQRVGAAAMLLDGLVDEVVAEPSGTEGHKPDFCGRAASAVARHLGELATRDPDVLVRERSRRYSTGAALYHAH, translated from the coding sequence ATGACGCCCCTGCCCCCCGTAGCACGGATCCGACCGGAAGAGTTACTGGCCCTGACCCTGGACACCGGAAGCTTTCTGTCCTGGGACCAGCCCCTCCCCCCGCTGGCCATCGAAGAGGGCTACGGGGAAGAGTTGGCCGCCGCTCGGTTGAAGTCCGGGCACGACGAATCAATCATCACCGGTGAGGGGCGCATTAAGGGCCAAAGGGTAGCCGTTGTCCTGGGCGAGTTCGCCTTCCTTGGTGGTTCCATCGGCGTCAATGCGGCAACAAGGATCACCGAGGCAATCCACCGGGCAACACAACAAGGCCTGCCACTGCTGGCCTCTCCCGTCTCCGGTGGAACCAGGATGCAGGAAGGCACTGCGGCATTTGTCCAGATGGCCCGGATCACAGCCGCTGTCAACGCCCACAAACACGCCCACCTGCCGTATCTGGTTTATCTGCGGCACCCGACCACCGGTGGCGTGTTTGCGTCATGGGGGTCGCTGGGTCACATCACCGCAGCCCAACCCCAGGCCATGATCGGTTTCCTGGGGCCGAAGGTCTATAAAGCGATCTCCGGCGAGGACTTCCCGGCCGGCATCCAGCAGGCCGAGAACCTTCACAGGCATGGAGTCGTGGACGCCGTGATTGATCCGAGGCATCTGCGCAGTTTTATTATCCGCATTCTCAACGTGGTCTATTCAGCCTTCTCGGTTATTACACACGACCTGCCGGCGTCGGATGTTGAAGACACCGGCGACACCGACGCGTGGTCCTCCGTAACCCTATCGAGGCTTCCGCAGCGTCCCGGCCTGCGGAAGTTCCTGAGCCAAACCGCAGTGGATGTCATCCCGATTGGCGGAAGTGCCGGGGATCCGGGCGGCACCGTTTCACTCGCATTGGCGAGGCTGGGCAACCAGGGAGCGGTCGTCGTCGGGCTTGACCGTGAAGCGGCCGACGACGGTGCTCGCTTTGGTCCCGCAGAATTGCGGGAGGCGCGGCGCGGCATGAATCTTGCCGCGGGCCTGGGGCTGCCGCTGCTCACCGTCATTGACACTCCGGGTGCGGACCTCTCGAAAGAAGCGGAGGAAGGCGGCCTTAGCCGTGAGATTGCTTTTACGCTTGCCCGTCTGCTGGAGCTGCCCGTTCCCACGGTAACGCTGCTTCTGGGCCAAGGTGCCGGTGGCGGTGCGTTAGCGCTCTTTCCGGCGGACAGAATCATCGCCCTCAGCAGCAGCTGGCTGGCGCCGCTCCTCCCCGAAGGAGCCAGCGCCATCATGCACGAAGACACCCAACATGCAGCGTTGATGGCGCGGCGGCAACGAGTGGGCGCCGCAGCCATGCTGCTAGACGGCCTGGTCGATGAAGTGGTGGCGGAACCCTCCGGCACCGAGGGCCACAAGCCTGATTTCTGCGGGCGCGCCGCTTCCGCTGTAGCGCGGCATCTAGGCGAGCTTGCAACCCGGGACCCCGATGTCCTCGTGAGGGAACGCTCCCGGCGCTACTCCACAGGAGCCGCCCTTTACCATGCGCATTGA
- a CDS encoding beta-galactosidase: protein MQHLKDRILFGAAYYHEYQPTPRLSEDMRLMKEAGFTVIRVGESVWSTWEPENGTFDLEWLAPVLDEAHANGIRVILGTPTYAVPMWLARLYPEINVQRRTDEPMGWGVRQEIDYSHPAFLFHAERIIRKIISRYADHPSVIGFQVDNEPGNEIFYNPQVFQRFVDYLRNKYGTVEELNKEWGLTYWSHRLSTWADLWTPDANAQPQYDLAWRTFQAELTTDFIAWQSHIVREYARPDQFVTTCISYERRTAQDEQLTKALDVTAGNPYYRMQDSLALPSLQDPKDQNWTTSGTWALYATADRMYGSKQAPFLVTETNAQAIGMSWSNEPAYDGQWRQVAWALVSRGAAMIEYWHWHTLHAGAETYWGGILPHSQEPGRVYQQIAALGADFASAGDRVTGLIPDSDVAILFSNHSKWALEEHPNLGETSGPNTRSFQTTFDTFARAAFNAGLQTNTVHPSQLTTEEPGEYAQKNPVLVAAAFTIATDKDLQWLESYAKAGGHLIVGIRTGYEDHEGRARLERKPAFLSAAAGVFYDEFSNLSTPLPLTAGPGAAELGFSIPDSSTATLWADGLIPDGAHTLVRYEHPHFSRFPAITTKEHGHGRVTYVGTLPDVGLTSALLKWAVDLGLDAQTLWRAPEPSQTVTSATNQHGERVHFVHNWAWEPSTFVLPATVIDAITGKNYPAGEPLPLDAWDVRVLAEQP, encoded by the coding sequence ATGCAACACCTCAAAGACCGCATACTCTTCGGCGCCGCGTACTATCACGAGTACCAGCCAACTCCCCGCCTGAGCGAAGACATGCGCCTCATGAAGGAAGCAGGCTTCACGGTTATCCGTGTCGGCGAGTCCGTATGGTCGACCTGGGAACCCGAAAACGGCACATTCGACCTCGAGTGGCTCGCCCCGGTCCTCGACGAGGCCCACGCCAACGGAATCCGCGTAATTTTAGGAACCCCCACCTACGCCGTTCCCATGTGGTTGGCTCGTTTGTACCCGGAAATCAACGTTCAGCGGCGCACAGACGAGCCGATGGGCTGGGGCGTGCGTCAGGAAATCGACTACTCGCACCCCGCTTTCCTCTTCCATGCCGAGCGAATTATCCGAAAAATAATCTCCAGGTACGCCGACCACCCATCCGTCATCGGATTCCAGGTCGACAACGAACCAGGCAACGAAATCTTCTACAACCCGCAGGTCTTCCAGCGCTTCGTCGACTACCTACGGAACAAGTACGGCACCGTCGAGGAACTCAATAAGGAATGGGGTCTCACCTACTGGTCCCACAGGCTCTCCACCTGGGCGGATCTCTGGACACCCGACGCAAATGCCCAGCCTCAATACGACCTGGCATGGAGGACCTTCCAAGCCGAGCTGACAACGGACTTCATCGCCTGGCAGTCCCACATCGTGCGCGAATACGCCCGACCCGACCAGTTCGTCACCACCTGCATCTCGTACGAACGGCGAACCGCCCAGGACGAACAACTCACCAAAGCGCTCGATGTCACTGCAGGGAACCCCTACTACCGAATGCAGGACAGCCTTGCGCTGCCGTCACTGCAAGATCCAAAAGACCAAAACTGGACGACCTCCGGAACCTGGGCGCTTTACGCCACAGCTGACCGCATGTACGGCTCCAAGCAAGCACCCTTCCTCGTCACCGAAACCAACGCCCAAGCAATCGGGATGTCCTGGTCCAACGAACCAGCTTATGACGGTCAATGGCGACAGGTAGCCTGGGCGCTCGTATCCCGCGGCGCGGCCATGATCGAATACTGGCACTGGCACACACTCCACGCCGGGGCAGAAACCTATTGGGGCGGGATCCTTCCTCACAGCCAGGAACCGGGGCGCGTCTACCAACAAATCGCTGCCCTCGGGGCAGACTTCGCCTCGGCCGGCGACCGCGTTACCGGACTCATCCCCGACAGCGATGTGGCCATCCTCTTCTCTAACCACAGCAAGTGGGCCTTGGAGGAGCACCCCAATCTCGGTGAAACATCCGGCCCCAATACCCGGTCCTTCCAGACCACCTTCGATACCTTCGCCCGAGCCGCCTTCAACGCCGGCCTGCAAACCAACACCGTCCATCCTTCGCAACTAACGACAGAGGAACCAGGCGAGTACGCGCAAAAGAACCCCGTGCTGGTCGCAGCCGCCTTCACTATAGCCACCGACAAGGACCTGCAGTGGCTCGAATCGTACGCGAAGGCCGGCGGACATCTGATCGTCGGCATTCGCACAGGATACGAAGACCATGAAGGACGGGCACGACTAGAACGCAAACCGGCGTTCCTTAGCGCAGCTGCAGGGGTCTTCTATGACGAATTCAGCAACTTGAGTACCCCGCTCCCGCTCACTGCCGGCCCCGGCGCGGCTGAACTGGGTTTCAGCATCCCTGACTCAAGCACCGCCACGCTTTGGGCCGATGGGCTCATTCCGGACGGCGCTCACACACTTGTCCGCTACGAACATCCACATTTTTCGCGGTTCCCGGCCATCACCACCAAGGAACATGGACACGGCCGAGTAACCTATGTGGGAACGCTTCCAGACGTTGGGCTCACCAGCGCACTCCTGAAATGGGCAGTCGACTTGGGCTTAGACGCCCAAACACTGTGGAGGGCACCCGAACCATCCCAGACAGTTACAAGTGCGACGAACCAGCACGGTGAACGGGTCCACTTCGTACATAACTGGGCGTGGGAACCCAGCACCTTCGTTCTTCCAGCCACCGTGATTGACGCCATTACCGGCAAAAATTACCCTGCGGGAGAACCCCTTCCGTTGGACGCCTGGGACGTCCGCGTGCTTGCGGAGCAACCATGA
- a CDS encoding nuclear transport factor 2 family protein — translation MNDYSALLTRFNDCINTGDVGGLAELMSDEHTFIDTGGVAIRGKDACLNAWRGFFLAHPTYRNVFVAFSANDEAVSVSGYSVCPGHPELDGPALWSAVIRGGRFDEWRVYEDTPEARRTLSL, via the coding sequence ATGAATGACTATTCCGCGTTGCTGACGAGGTTTAACGACTGCATTAACACAGGCGATGTTGGTGGTCTTGCCGAATTGATGTCGGATGAGCACACTTTCATTGATACCGGCGGTGTAGCGATCCGCGGAAAGGACGCATGCCTAAACGCCTGGCGCGGCTTCTTCCTTGCCCACCCGACGTACCGCAACGTTTTCGTAGCATTTTCAGCCAACGACGAGGCTGTGAGCGTCTCGGGATATTCCGTATGTCCCGGCCATCCTGAACTGGACGGCCCCGCGCTCTGGTCCGCCGTCATCCGTGGCGGCCGGTTCGACGAATGGCGCGTTTACGAAGACACCCCCGAGGCGCGACGCACCCTCAGCTTGTGA